One genomic window of Mucilaginibacter sp. SJ includes the following:
- a CDS encoding glycoside hydrolase family 9 protein, whose protein sequence is MRSKFTFTAIITACCLLPCFLYAQVKPAANLMKLNAQEYLEYKGVNVMLAHDFYPEGHQGGVGIIQNGQRVATNGDIRLEPTPGQWSPIPKVGKRVVNKTTGEVSVRMEFPNPDMNRHGFNPIIYPDLNFAYRIRVIPAGKAFRIIVDLDTPLPDNWIGKVGFNLELFPGILFGKSYYMDKQFGIFPQQADGQTYIDKEGETQVMPMAVGRKLTIAPETDLQRMTIENLSGGNLQLLDGRARHNNGWFVVRSLVSKGASKDAIEWLVTPNAVDGWQSQPVVQVSQVGYHPVQQKIAVIELDKNDKKILPVSLLRIDENGGLVTTLKAMPNNWGDFLRYHYLQFDFTKITKPGIYMVKYGDYQTEPFQISTDVFKNDVWQPTLSYFLPIQMCHMRVNEKYRVWHGLCHMDDARMAPVDSNHFDGYIQGHSTLNKYKPGDNVPFLDRGAWHDAGDFDLRVESQAETVHGLTLAYEAFDVKYDNTTIDQKNRIVEIHQPDGKPDMLQQIEHGLLAITGGYQAMGRFYRGVIEPTIRQYTILGDAANITDNKPFVTNASNTDPVLKTPAAADDRWVFTEENPGRSLETAAALAAASRVMKGYNDTLAKQCLQIAQEVWKNTPDQTLRHRIALAVELFIATKDKTYADYLVNNTDAIANSIDNTGWLVGRTMGLIGDQNYHNKITEAVKKLYAQIQQQGTKTPYGVPYEPNIWGAGWGIQNFGYKQYFLYSGFPSVFSDTYMLHAIDFVLGCHPGSNTASFVSGVGSKSMTTAYGFNRADRSYIPGGITSGTALIRPDFPELLNWPYLWQQGEYVLGGGTTDYLFLVLAADHVLNKK, encoded by the coding sequence ATGAGATCTAAATTTACCTTCACTGCGATTATTACTGCCTGCTGTTTACTGCCCTGTTTTTTGTATGCACAGGTTAAGCCTGCTGCTAACTTAATGAAGCTTAACGCGCAGGAATATCTTGAATATAAGGGCGTAAACGTGATGCTTGCGCATGATTTTTATCCAGAAGGGCACCAGGGAGGGGTAGGCATTATTCAAAACGGACAGCGTGTAGCTACCAATGGTGATATCAGGCTGGAGCCAACGCCGGGTCAGTGGTCGCCTATACCTAAAGTAGGTAAGCGTGTAGTTAATAAAACTACCGGCGAGGTAAGTGTACGCATGGAGTTCCCTAACCCGGATATGAACCGCCATGGTTTCAACCCTATCATCTACCCGGACCTGAATTTTGCTTATCGTATTCGGGTGATCCCTGCGGGAAAGGCGTTCAGGATCATCGTTGATTTGGATACACCGCTACCGGATAACTGGATAGGTAAAGTGGGTTTTAACCTGGAGTTATTTCCGGGGATTTTGTTTGGCAAATCTTATTACATGGATAAACAATTTGGCATATTCCCTCAACAGGCCGATGGACAAACGTATATCGACAAAGAAGGCGAAACCCAGGTTATGCCCATGGCTGTAGGCAGAAAGCTTACTATAGCACCTGAAACCGATCTGCAGCGCATGACTATCGAAAACCTTTCGGGCGGTAACCTGCAATTGTTGGATGGCCGCGCCAGGCATAACAATGGCTGGTTTGTGGTACGTTCATTAGTGTCGAAAGGCGCGTCAAAAGATGCTATAGAATGGCTGGTAACCCCAAATGCTGTCGACGGCTGGCAATCGCAACCGGTTGTGCAGGTATCGCAGGTCGGCTATCATCCCGTGCAGCAAAAAATAGCGGTAATTGAACTGGATAAAAATGATAAAAAAATATTGCCGGTTTCGCTGCTGAGGATAGATGAAAACGGCGGACTGGTAACCACTCTAAAAGCTATGCCTAATAACTGGGGCGATTTTCTGAGGTACCACTACCTGCAATTTGATTTTACAAAGATCACCAAACCGGGTATATACATGGTGAAATATGGCGATTATCAAACGGAGCCATTCCAGATCAGCACCGATGTGTTTAAAAACGATGTATGGCAGCCAACGCTTTCATATTTCCTGCCTATACAAATGTGTCATATGCGTGTTAACGAAAAATACCGGGTATGGCACGGCTTATGCCATATGGATGATGCCCGCATGGCACCGGTTGATTCTAATCATTTCGACGGATATATCCAGGGCCATAGTACGCTCAATAAATATAAACCGGGCGATAACGTACCATTTCTTGACCGTGGTGCATGGCATGATGCAGGAGATTTTGACCTGCGGGTTGAGTCGCAGGCCGAAACAGTGCATGGGCTTACATTAGCTTATGAGGCTTTCGATGTAAAATATGATAACACAACTATCGATCAAAAGAACCGCATCGTTGAAATTCACCAGCCCGATGGTAAACCGGATATGCTGCAACAGATTGAGCATGGTTTGCTGGCCATTACCGGCGGCTACCAGGCCATGGGGCGTTTTTACCGGGGAGTTATTGAGCCAACCATCAGGCAGTATACCATTTTAGGTGATGCCGCTAACATCACCGATAACAAACCTTTTGTAACCAACGCTTCAAATACCGATCCTGTATTGAAAACTCCTGCAGCAGCTGATGACAGATGGGTATTTACGGAGGAAAACCCTGGCCGTTCGTTAGAAACAGCCGCCGCCTTGGCTGCTGCAAGCCGTGTAATGAAGGGCTATAATGATACACTTGCTAAGCAATGCCTGCAAATAGCACAGGAAGTTTGGAAAAACACACCTGACCAGACTTTGCGCCATCGTATAGCTTTGGCGGTAGAATTATTTATCGCTACAAAAGATAAAACCTATGCCGATTACCTGGTAAACAATACCGATGCGATAGCCAATAGTATTGATAACACCGGCTGGCTGGTTGGCCGCACCATGGGGTTGATCGGCGATCAAAACTATCATAACAAAATAACCGAAGCAGTAAAAAAACTATATGCTCAAATTCAGCAGCAGGGAACTAAAACCCCTTATGGAGTTCCGTACGAACCCAATATTTGGGGAGCGGGATGGGGTATCCAGAATTTTGGTTATAAACAATACTTTTTATACTCCGGTTTTCCGTCTGTTTTTAGTGATACCTATATGCTGCACGCCATTGATTTTGTGCTGGGCTGCCATCCGGGTTCCAATACAGCTTCGTTTGTATCGGGCGTGGGCTCAAAATCAATGACAACCGCGTACGGCTTTAACCGGGCCGACCGCTCATATATTCCCGGCGGTATCACATCCGGCACGGCGCTTATCCGTCCGGATTTTCCCGAACTGCTAAACTGGCCGTATTTGTGGCAGCAGGGCGAATACGTTTTGGGCGGAGGTACCACCGATTACCTGTTCCTCGTTTTAGCGGCCGATCATGTTTTAAATAAAAAGTAA
- a CDS encoding inclusion body family protein yields MAINSEFLSTSQEIINIQVVIDTDAITTDYPNPSQDPNNPTGLPHNYMYMVATRGNTITGSGGADLNIKADVGDVIRWYAVSEYGNFDSAVVIYKLAWYAQDVVFDGETFSVYNRTGILPTNGTALPVGFSDQYFWFNQATVISKGTEQYNVQFALYVRQRGVNDPVLFGYYYWDPTVTVQS; encoded by the coding sequence ATGGCAATTAACAGTGAATTTCTCTCCACCTCGCAGGAGATCATCAACATCCAGGTAGTTATCGATACCGATGCAATTACTACCGATTATCCAAACCCAAGCCAGGATCCTAACAATCCTACAGGCTTGCCTCATAACTATATGTATATGGTTGCAACCCGTGGTAATACTATTACAGGTTCGGGCGGGGCCGACCTTAACATCAAAGCTGATGTAGGTGACGTTATACGCTGGTATGCAGTATCGGAGTATGGTAATTTTGATTCGGCCGTGGTTATTTACAAATTAGCATGGTATGCACAAGATGTGGTATTTGATGGTGAAACCTTCAGTGTATACAACCGCACAGGTATTTTACCAACTAATGGTACTGCACTTCCTGTTGGGTTCTCAGACCAATATTTTTGGTTTAACCAGGCTACCGTAATTAGCAAAGGCACCGAACAATACAACGTTCAGTTTGCACTTTATGTACGCCAAAGAGGTGTTAACGATCCGGTATTATTTGGTTACTATTACTGGGATCCAACCGTTACCGTACAAAGCTAA
- a CDS encoding sensor histidine kinase, translating into MKQTNDDIRLLLFMGIAVMLSLFASILLIFIFFQRKKYQYQQKIQKLHQTQQNQLIEAAVRSEETERHRIAEELHDEVGAILSASKLHLQGVKINVIDKNNGPRYEKGQELLDMAIKQVRGISHNLHSSILKEFGLNEAIRHFTEKITNNDLIFITTDLDDSYTTQANENDISIYRMVQELMNNILKHARPKKIHITSAYNQDALNISIFHNGKGLSHEQYEELKFNKQGLGLKAIQTRIILLKGEVSFNYKPEGYYINISIPRTITI; encoded by the coding sequence ATGAAACAAACGAATGACGATATCAGGCTCCTGCTCTTTATGGGTATTGCGGTTATGCTTTCCTTATTCGCGAGTATATTGCTCATTTTTATTTTTTTTCAGCGTAAAAAATACCAGTACCAGCAAAAAATACAAAAGTTGCATCAAACCCAGCAAAACCAGTTAATAGAAGCGGCTGTACGCAGCGAGGAGACAGAGCGTCACCGCATTGCTGAAGAGTTACATGATGAAGTGGGCGCCATTTTATCGGCGTCAAAGCTGCATTTGCAGGGAGTAAAGATCAATGTTATTGATAAAAACAATGGGCCAAGGTATGAAAAAGGACAGGAACTGCTTGATATGGCTATTAAACAGGTACGGGGCATTTCGCACAACCTGCATTCAAGTATCCTGAAAGAGTTCGGGTTAAATGAAGCTATCAGGCATTTTACCGAAAAAATAACAAACAATGATCTCATATTTATTACCACCGATCTTGATGATTCATATACAACCCAGGCTAATGAAAATGATATCAGCATATACCGCATGGTGCAGGAGTTAATGAACAATATCCTTAAACATGCCAGGCCTAAAAAAATACACATCACGTCAGCTTATAACCAGGATGCTTTGAACATCAGTATTTTTCACAATGGAAAAGGGTTAAGCCATGAACAATATGAAGAACTAAAGTTTAATAAGCAGGGCCTTGGCCTCAAAGCTATCCAAACCCGTATTATTTTGCTGAAAGGCGAGGTATCATTTAATTACAAGCCCGAAGGATATTACATTAACATCAGTATCCCCCGAACAATTACTATTTAA
- a CDS encoding response regulator transcription factor produces MKPIKIAIADDYTIYRDGLKIGLTQDENLEVMLEAGDGEDLIKGIETNMPDVIIMDLKMPVMDGMEATKHIKKKYPDMKILVVTMYDDEKFVIHLMEIGANGYLLKNAEAEEIRKAIYSVHETGYYFNNIVSNALLKKLVIKGNIKPSFKEGVELTEREQDVLKLICAEKTANEMGKQLFLSPRSVEGIRQRLIDKVGVRNTAGLVMFAVKNGII; encoded by the coding sequence ATGAAACCTATTAAAATTGCCATAGCCGATGATTATACCATATACAGGGACGGCCTCAAAATTGGACTTACCCAGGATGAGAACCTGGAAGTTATGCTTGAGGCCGGCGATGGTGAAGACCTGATAAAAGGCATTGAAACCAATATGCCCGATGTAATTATCATGGACCTTAAAATGCCTGTTATGGATGGCATGGAAGCTACCAAACACATTAAAAAGAAGTATCCTGATATGAAAATTTTAGTGGTGACGATGTACGATGACGAAAAGTTCGTAATTCATTTAATGGAGATTGGCGCCAACGGATACTTGCTAAAAAACGCAGAAGCTGAAGAAATCAGGAAAGCGATATATTCGGTACACGAAACGGGCTATTACTTTAACAATATAGTAAGCAACGCGCTTTTAAAGAAATTGGTGATAAAAGGCAATATCAAACCATCCTTTAAAGAAGGCGTTGAACTCACCGAGCGGGAACAGGATGTACTGAAACTAATTTGTGCCGAAAAAACAGCTAATGAAATGGGTAAACAACTGTTCCTTAGTCCACGTTCGGTTGAAGGGATCAGGCAGCGCCTGATAGATAAGGTGGGCGTACGCAATACCGCCGGGCTGGTAATGTTTGCTGTAAAGAACGGCATAATATGA
- a CDS encoding Crp/Fnr family transcriptional regulator: MKRNIQCDNQTCLLCKGCIKEWLPAIAANKKNFNVKKGQVIFSEGDPVKGIYFVYEGNVKVHKKWGPDKELIIRFANKGAIFGHRVLGKHATHYPISATALEAGVICYIDMEFFEATLKVNPQFTYQLMLFFADELQEAERKMRNLAHMPVKGRVAQALISLKNQFGTNPEGHIDVELTRQDLASYAGATYETVFRVVNELIQEKLISTNGKKINITNYDKLFLLTQDDDL, encoded by the coding sequence ATGAAAAGAAATATCCAGTGTGATAATCAAACCTGTCTTTTATGTAAAGGCTGTATAAAAGAGTGGTTGCCGGCAATTGCAGCCAACAAAAAAAACTTTAATGTAAAAAAAGGACAGGTTATTTTCAGTGAAGGCGACCCGGTGAAGGGAATTTACTTTGTTTATGAAGGCAATGTGAAAGTTCATAAAAAATGGGGGCCGGATAAAGAGCTTATTATTCGCTTTGCCAATAAGGGAGCTATTTTTGGTCACCGCGTACTGGGTAAACATGCCACCCACTACCCTATTTCGGCAACAGCTTTGGAAGCAGGCGTTATATGCTACATTGATATGGAGTTTTTTGAGGCTACTTTAAAAGTAAACCCTCAGTTTACCTACCAGCTAATGTTATTTTTTGCCGACGAGCTGCAGGAAGCAGAACGCAAGATGCGTAATCTTGCGCATATGCCGGTAAAGGGACGCGTGGCCCAGGCGCTCATAAGCCTCAAGAATCAGTTTGGTACAAACCCGGAAGGCCATATTGATGTAGAACTTACCCGGCAGGATCTGGCTTCATACGCCGGCGCCACTTACGAAACCGTTTTCAGGGTAGTTAATGAATTGATACAGGAAAAACTGATCAGCACCAACGGTAAAAAGATCAACATCACCAATTACGATAAGCTTTTCCTTTTGACGCAGGATGATGATCTGTAA
- a CDS encoding PIN domain-containing protein, which produces MSNIAIDTNILLYALDDFYPQKQAEAIQIIANNPIFCSQNLSEFINVCLRRWKFPKHKVADLVKTYLQQCVYVPVSEQMMLRSLEIMNKYDFQLFDSIIVSSALEAGCLILYSEDMNDGQVIESQLKIVNPFKTNR; this is translated from the coding sequence ATGAGTAATATTGCAATTGATACCAATATTCTGCTTTACGCCTTAGATGATTTTTATCCCCAAAAACAAGCGGAAGCTATTCAAATAATTGCCAATAACCCCATCTTCTGTTCTCAAAATCTTAGCGAGTTTATTAATGTTTGCCTGCGGAGATGGAAGTTTCCAAAGCATAAAGTTGCTGACCTGGTAAAAACATATTTGCAGCAATGTGTTTATGTTCCGGTAAGCGAGCAAATGATGTTAAGGTCACTGGAAATTATGAATAAATATGATTTTCAATTGTTTGATTCAATAATTGTGTCATCTGCACTGGAGGCCGGATGCTTGATATTATATTCTGAAGATATGAATGATGGGCAGGTCATTGAATCTCAGCTAAAAATAGTAAACCCATTTAAGACAAATAGGTAA
- a CDS encoding helix-turn-helix domain-containing protein — protein MKTVTVEDFYKDAAERTDSTVRDLLPADINKQIGHFNVFNLNDIIAKIKKDPTHVPYNRRLYYKINLVRGRNIAEYADKVINIEKNALVFGTPKIPYSWKPQDMEQSGYFCIFTDAFLVQSKSGVVLDALPIFSPGGCPVFMLTDEQADEVTLIFKKMQQEIASDYLYKYDLIRNYVLELIHYGQKLQPLTNYGNSHNASARVSSLFIELLERQFPIASPDQRIILRTAKDYADRLAVHSNHLNKVLKESTGKTTTEHIAGRLIQEARILLKQTDWNISEIAYSLGFEQLSHFSSFFKKQTSLSPVEVRNLAG, from the coding sequence ATGAAAACGGTAACAGTAGAAGATTTTTACAAAGACGCTGCCGAACGTACCGATAGCACGGTGAGGGACCTGCTTCCGGCTGATATCAACAAACAGATAGGGCATTTTAATGTATTTAACCTTAACGACATCATTGCTAAAATAAAGAAGGATCCTACCCACGTGCCTTACAATCGCAGGTTATATTATAAGATAAACTTGGTAAGGGGCCGAAATATAGCTGAATACGCAGATAAAGTAATCAATATTGAAAAAAATGCGTTGGTGTTTGGCACACCCAAAATTCCATATAGTTGGAAACCACAGGATATGGAACAATCCGGGTATTTCTGCATTTTTACTGATGCGTTTTTGGTGCAATCGAAGAGTGGTGTGGTATTAGACGCGTTACCGATCTTTAGTCCCGGAGGTTGCCCGGTGTTTATGCTTACAGATGAACAGGCCGATGAGGTAACCCTCATTTTTAAAAAGATGCAGCAGGAGATAGCATCCGACTACCTGTACAAGTATGACCTGATCAGAAATTATGTGCTGGAGCTAATTCATTATGGCCAAAAATTGCAGCCTCTTACCAATTACGGTAATAGTCATAATGCATCGGCGAGAGTATCATCCCTGTTTATTGAATTGCTGGAGAGGCAGTTCCCAATAGCATCACCCGATCAAAGGATTATCCTGCGTACTGCTAAAGACTATGCCGACAGGCTTGCTGTTCATAGCAATCATCTCAATAAGGTATTAAAAGAAAGTACCGGCAAAACTACAACTGAGCATATAGCAGGGAGGCTCATCCAGGAAGCCCGCATCCTGCTTAAGCAAACCGACTGGAATATCTCAGAAATAGCTTACAGCCTGGGCTTTGAACAGCTATCGCATTTTTCCAGTTTCTTTAAAAAGCAAACATCGTTATCGCCGGTTGAGGTAAGGAATTTGGCGGGCTGA
- a CDS encoding RagB/SusD family nutrient uptake outer membrane protein, whose translation MNKKFVAIACLAVAVAISPSCKKDFLNESDPNAITVDASYKTPNDVLLAVNGIYQSLRSGNNVGESSDLWTDQRSDDTGTQDNQSNAGEPFQFGNFSILPSNTYLKSHWVSLYGTVTRANVVLSHIDAVPFPDNSVKLQYIAEAKFLRAFTYFELVRLWGDVPLVTKQLAYADLPAATFREKQAVVYQQIVADLMDVINNSPLPNLQASTGRTSKAAANFLLGQVYLTMATTQDQANRTTNLTNAKTYLMNAYNMRTFGTLNSIPYTDVFDVAKKTTCPELIFQIVNIQGDVNYSSSIAANFQAKGETINSQKKSSGAGYNVTHDLINEYETNDSRMTFSVKYANDPIVKDWFVTKFRDVSTSAGVNGYGGNDWILMRYADVILSLAEVNNYLGDQAAAIGFLDQVRTRAGMPTYAVSMTNNDYAAKYPTLKLAILHERRVELAFEHHRWYDLLRTFNDAELVAYFKAKKQTDFGLASLANFTTKDRYYPIPFDEYKLDPVKMYQNLGY comes from the coding sequence ATGAATAAAAAATTTGTAGCCATTGCCTGCCTTGCAGTTGCAGTGGCGATAAGCCCGTCTTGTAAAAAAGACTTTTTAAATGAGAGTGACCCCAACGCTATAACGGTTGATGCCAGCTATAAAACCCCCAATGATGTGTTATTGGCTGTAAACGGTATCTATCAATCGTTACGCAGTGGCAATAATGTTGGCGAAAGCAGTGATTTGTGGACAGATCAGCGTTCGGACGATACAGGTACCCAGGATAACCAATCAAATGCAGGCGAGCCCTTTCAGTTTGGTAATTTTTCGATACTGCCAAGCAATACCTATCTTAAAAGTCATTGGGTATCGCTTTATGGTACTGTTACCCGTGCTAACGTGGTATTGTCGCATATTGATGCTGTGCCTTTTCCGGATAATAGTGTAAAGTTGCAATACATTGCCGAAGCCAAATTTTTGCGTGCATTTACTTATTTTGAATTGGTGCGCCTTTGGGGTGATGTGCCGTTGGTTACCAAACAATTAGCTTATGCTGATTTGCCTGCAGCTACTTTTCGTGAAAAGCAAGCGGTTGTTTATCAACAGATAGTAGCCGATTTGATGGATGTTATCAATAACAGTCCGCTTCCAAACCTGCAAGCTTCTACAGGCAGAACCTCAAAAGCAGCTGCTAATTTCCTGTTAGGCCAGGTGTACCTAACTATGGCAACTACCCAGGATCAGGCTAACCGTACAACTAATTTGACCAATGCCAAAACATATCTGATGAACGCTTACAATATGCGTACTTTTGGCACGCTAAACAGCATCCCTTATACTGATGTTTTTGATGTTGCTAAGAAAACAACTTGCCCGGAGCTAATCTTCCAGATAGTAAATATTCAGGGTGATGTTAATTATAGCTCTTCAATTGCGGCTAATTTCCAGGCAAAGGGCGAGACTATCAACTCTCAAAAAAAATCATCAGGGGCTGGTTATAATGTTACTCATGATTTGATTAATGAGTATGAAACCAACGATTCCCGCATGACGTTCTCTGTTAAATATGCAAATGACCCTATTGTGAAAGACTGGTTTGTTACTAAATTCAGGGATGTGAGTACCAGTGCCGGCGTAAATGGTTATGGTGGTAACGACTGGATTTTGATGCGTTATGCCGATGTGATCCTGTCATTGGCCGAAGTTAACAATTACCTTGGCGATCAGGCTGCTGCTATCGGCTTCCTTGACCAGGTGCGTACACGTGCAGGTATGCCAACTTATGCGGTATCAATGACCAATAATGACTATGCTGCCAAATACCCAACATTAAAACTGGCTATTTTGCATGAGCGCCGTGTTGAGCTTGCGTTTGAACACCACCGCTGGTACGACCTGTTGCGTACTTTCAACGATGCCGAGTTAGTTGCATATTTCAAAGCCAAAAAGCAAACTGATTTTGGTTTGGCTTCGCTGGCGAACTTTACTACTAAAGATCGTTATTACCCGATTCCGTTTGATGAGTACAAGCTTGACCCTGTTAAGATGTACCAAAACCTCGGTTATTAA